TTTAAGAAAACATTTACGACCTAAATCagaaatttgaaaccaacagacactagatattaagtttttcttttaagtgcaacaaacctcgacaaatttggtgcagtggttgccgagagaaagaaattctctttttacatatatttagatagaagcactcgagctaaagcttcctcttaagttaaAACTCTTGACCATGGCCTTATATGCCCATAGCTTTTACACCCAAGGCATCTGCAGTGAAACCGGAGCAAAGGAAACGCAAAATAATTTTTTAGCTGTTGCGAAACTTCTCCCAATGGCCAGATTCACATTAGCATTCAATAGTTGAAagttatgattttttttttttcaaagtcagTGGTGCTTCCTACCCAAATTATGTCTTACCTGTTGACTTCTGGTAGAAGGCTGCGAACTTGTATTAGCTTGTCCTTGCTTCACTATGCTGGACCCATCAGCAGACTTTTCTTCAGGTGCACTTTTTCTACCATGTTGAACATTTCGCGCCAAGGAATCAGAAGCAGCCTCTTGGCGATAAGAAGTATTCCAGAATGACCTGCGAGGTGATGCAACTACTAGAGTGGCTACTGAAGTCGAATGTGAAGGTGCCCTGGAGCTTGGCACTTTCTCAAGCTCAGGCCTGGACACTTTTCTTGGTGAGATTCTTGGAGGCGAGCCAGTTCCACTGATTGCTTGCttccttttcgtgttttcatgtGGCAACCTGGATTTTGTGTTGCCACTCAATGGACTCCGGGGGCTCCTGCATGACCAAAGGTTTGTGATTTCTCCCGTAATAATGCAAACAACTGCTATACACACATAAAGCTTAAAAATTATGGGCTTTGTGCTTTTTGCCTACACTTGCCACACTTCATGTAACTTTGTTGTTGCAAATATTAGAGGAATCTaatgcaataataaaaaaaattaggctGAATTGCTTTCTGTTGCAGGCTAACCCACGATGCGAGGCTGTTTACTGTATTAACATATGCACACTCAAAATGCACACAAATTAGATGTATTCATGAAACAAACCAAATGTAAGTCACGCCACCAATACAGTGTACTGTGTTGACCAAATTAGGCTGTCGCAGCTCAGTAACTTATAACAACTAGCAACAGACAGTTATGACACCATGGTGCCTAAGCAGTTCATACTATCATATAAGGCCACAGCAAAAAGCTTCCGCTGAAGGTAGCACCTCCCACATGAACAAGCTTGCATTCCTCCCATGCAGCCCTATTATTAATTACAACTGACAAGAGAGAAGCCACATTTACAGTAAGTTATAGGGGATACCAGAAAGGAATGTTCTGGAATAATTTTACCGCAATTGCACTCATTGCATGCTTAGTTTTTAGacaaataagggcaacacttatAATCATGGTAGCACTGAGCTTATTTCCCAGCCTTTGTAGGATTCCTATCATCTTCAGTATCCCCTATTGCATTTTAGTTAAAATAATGTCAGTAATACAAGCCAAGGCAGTGCACAGAACAGCCAAGTCTGAGGAGTAATATTTGCTCCATTTCTTTTGGCGACTCTGTTGCATACAGCTGGCCTCGTTATCTAAGCTTCAGCATAAAGAGCACAATAGAAActgaattactgttttaaactaTCGTTTATCGAAGGCCCCAAGTCAGAAGACCCATACGCAATTTTAGGTTAACAGACATGAAATGGCGCTAGTACGGAGTTCAAGACACTCGATCGTCTGGAACGCGCGAGGCGCGTGCTCCGGGCTGCGCTGGCGACATTAGCACATGGTACGTACGAAACCGGTATAATGTGCATGCGCGGCTACATTTAAGAGATGACGTCTTCTCTCGGCCTGCTGGTCGCAATGCTTTGGCTGCTGCCTTGGCCGTCACGAGCGCGTTCTAGACAAGTACGTTGTCTCTGAACAATGCAGGAACTAATCTAGTAATTATAGCAACAAAGTTCGAGTTTCATATATGAAACTATGAGCACCAATTCTGGGAAGGTTATGActagtgttgcagaagtcgcggggcgcttattttcgttgcggggtgcttttttcgtcgcgacgatagaacATCAGTCAGAACCTTGCATGAATACTGACCTTGTTAGAGAACGTTGCTGAACCGCCTGCGACTCTTTACGCAAATCTTCATCGTCACTTTCTTTCAACATAGTCGAACTGAGAGACGACTCCGATGACGATCTTGACATCGCCAACTTTTTAAGAGTTCGCCATTTGATGGTGCGTCGACGCGACCGTGATGAGCTTGAGCTGCTGCCTGCAACGCTGGTAGTTGAATGTAAACGTTGTAATGCCATGTCTATCAAAACTGAGCAGCTTTACTGCGTTGATGGGCACGAGAGTTCAGCAAGCTGCTTGAAATAAGTGTCGGCAGCCACCCGCACCCAACTCTTGCACTTGTTTTGAAGTACGAACATTGATTGCACTCGCTACTCTTTGCGTAACATATTGAAAAGCCCGCTCTAACAAACGCGGAAAAACGAATGTTGCAAAAAACGCTCCTGCTTCTGAGGCATTGTCCTGACGTGGTCCtgaagtatctagtagcgatggtcccgaccacgacctactgaactccagacctgcacagatctccctcctccagcacgcctggtctagttcgcccctttcgccgctagggaaagaacgtacgagcggagtggcgctagttataacctgttcgctgtcgtctgcttctgcgatctgttcagcgtttgtcttgccatttcggcaggcacaaagctcttgtattggcggtaaatgtataaattcacaaatatacaaaagaaaacatatttgcgagtgctttgcgtttgaatagtgaaactacaaGAGGAGGAGCAGTGCAAGAAATGTAAggaacgagcataggtggcagctgcaatgctagatcgacggcataaatttccctttcctagcctccataagagactggaaaaattgtcttaaaaagattcataggataatctagtttCTTTAGTTGTTTACAGATAGCCTAGTGTCGTAGATGACATGAGAATTTACTGCTGTGCCGTAATGAAAGGCAGATGACCTGGTAAAAgtatatagtaaaagtattcacgagtagtcctccgcccgatatgtgcaataggttgatcgattctgtttcaaggaaaggtgagcataccttgtttttattgtcgttggttgcctagctcagtagaaagcttacaaaaaataaagcgatcccagtgctataaaacgtgctgcactgcaagccttctcacgggactcttttcaaactgtaaagcaagcttttctgcgtggtacggcggcagcataacggtggtgcttaagatacgtacgcagtgaagctgtgtgtgcaattcactttttgaactcacgacgcattcacggacaacttttaagagttaaaatgagtggtaatcgttctgtcgtcgaacattacggtggtttcaagtttctaaagagcgcagaagagaattttacaacgtgtagaataaaactgttgtgtactttgcCAACTCGatacacaatgtgatttataattATCTGCTTGAAgaaggcaataggagcggctatttaacgctattttagagagcagcggactacacgctccgacattttttaggttcgggcaggcaacttttggagccaagtgacaggtcaaagccttgtgacatcactgtcactgtgttagcaaaaaaattaccgacgattacgttacttcctaatgcgaaatttgagcgcagcaaataagctgtttcaccttttcgatagattgaggcaaagaaatcgagcaacacatgtatgcgctatcacagaattttttttttatttttcacacgtattcctttaacaaagactccattaacagttcttgacagtcatgaaggaagctttgtggtcggagaaatagactgatatatgttcgacttggtacaccaatgcttgattctcaaagacgagatctatacaagtgcctcgcgaggttgtcacagccgtgggacgcgttacgagcgagaggaacgggatgttctcccgcataagtgttaggaaattgctgtttgtctttatgtcaacattaaagtcccccactactaacatcggtgtggatcgatggacggttaatgcgagttgcaggaagtgcacgacgtctttcgtgagtgcggtagcggactcacgaaagcggtatcagtcggtcgctgctagcgctggggggtgaaaggggggcggagcgaggccgacgacaacgcgaaacccaggaacggacgccaaagagccatttgtgtagccagccctcctccaca
This Dermacentor albipictus isolate Rhodes 1998 colony chromosome 1, USDA_Dalb.pri_finalv2, whole genome shotgun sequence DNA region includes the following protein-coding sequences:
- the LOC135905753 gene encoding serine-rich adhesin for platelets-like isoform X3, with amino-acid sequence MALQRLHSTTSVAGSSSSSSRSRRRTIKWRTLKKLAMSRSSSESSLSSTMLKESDDEDLRKESQAVQQRSLTRSPRSPLSGNTKSRLPHENTKRKQAISGTGSPPRISPRKVSRPELEKVPSSRAPSHSTSVATLVVASPRRSFWNTSYRQEAASDSLARNVQHGRKSAPEEKSADGSSIVKQGQANTSSQPSTRSQQGLASGSSHHRNATSGRERTLASTSSGRMTLKEKSAVEFSAIRQGHKSSTLRSPSKCKQGLASGSSHHRNATSGRERTLASTTSGRMTLKEKSAVEFSAIRQGHKSSTLRSPSKRKQVAPKKAVRKPRYKILGEIERHQSSTVTLIFAFYLVVLCARFFLV
- the LOC135905753 gene encoding serine-rich adhesin for platelets-like isoform X2; this translates as MALQRLHSTTSVAGSSSSSSRSRRRTIKWRTLKKLAMSRSSSESSLSSTMLKESDDEDLRKESQAVQQRSLTRSPRSPLSGNTKSRLPHENTKRKQAISGTGSPPRISPRKVSRPELEKVPSSRAPSHSTSVATLVVASPRRSFWNTSYRQEAASDSLARNVQHGRKSAPEEKSADGSSIVKQGQANTSSQPSTRSQQGLASGSSHHRNATSGRERTLASTSSGRMTLKEKSAVEFSAIRQGHKSSTLRSPSKCKQGLASGSSHHRNATSGRERTLASTTSGRMTLKEKSAVEFSAIRQGHKSSTLRSPSKRKQGLASGSSHHRNATSGRERTLASTSSGRMTLKEKSAVEFSAIRLHQKKL